One Malania oleifera isolate guangnan ecotype guangnan chromosome 9, ASM2987363v1, whole genome shotgun sequence DNA segment encodes these proteins:
- the LOC131164257 gene encoding uncharacterized protein LOC131164257 has protein sequence MADATSTNSCIVMEASGAAHPLHQIAESPTHKLLLKQWLKEEELILGRIALKETQIDAVRKEITHLYSLFFLFHSTALLLLFNLNINASFPDYSDQNHRHHDLCSRSWIPSLCSLLFSLGFIWAVRYKTDVESHLEKLLQREKDDGQLLAKCVEELKKKGVEFDLLKEVDALRRAKSLRVDGRAAAVRKWSARDFVTSFFFAVSCLFMVLTRVILCN, from the coding sequence ATGGCAGACGCCACATCCACCAATAGCTGCATCGTGATGGAGGCCAGCGGCGCGGCTCACCCGCTTCACCAAATCGCAGAAAGTCCGACGCACAAGCTTCTTCTGAAGCAATGGCTGAAAGAGGAAGAGCTAATCCTGGGCAGAATAGCTCTGAAGGAGACCCAAATCGACGCCGTCCGCAAAGAGATCACCCATCTCTActccctcttcttcctcttccacTCCACGGCCCTCCTCCTCCTCTTCAACCTCAACATCAATGCTTCTTTTCCTGATTATTCTGATCAAAATCATCGTCATCATGATCTATGTAGCAGATCTTGGATCCCCTCCCTCTGCTCTCTCCTCTTCTCCCTGGGCTTCATCTGGGCCGTCCGATACAAGACCGACGTCGAATCTCATCTCGAGAAGCTGCTGCAGAGGGAGAAAGACGACGGCCAGCTGTTGGCGAAGTGCGTGGAGGAGTTGAAGAAAAAGGGGGTGGAGTTCGATCTGCTTAAGGAGGTGGATGCGCTTCGCCGGGCCAAGAGTTTGCGCGTCGACGGGAGAGCCGCCGCCGTCCGGAAATGGTCAGCCAGGGACTTTGTTACTTCGTTCTTCTTCGCCGTCTCTTGCCTGTTTATGGTTCTCACCAGGGTTATATTGTGCAACTAA